The following proteins are encoded in a genomic region of Phaeodactylum tricornutum CCAP 1055/1 chromosome 1, whole genome shotgun sequence:
- a CDS encoding predicted protein gives MKRVTGLSTLIILWVPAALVWSGVCVAFRPALRCFQPAHSLGNALHRNSRYHQCDPLCWPTRSKRSLSSKEESEKDNEPLTPDRVAALIERSFVEACMQLAKGYVDILKLFIVSTKAGYELLLGPTSLIQKVDSCENQSAGRLLMDEEIQLRRNWIHAIYLTLAHLDWKKVDASSWEADAHISKQYQPLLPELVELKATGKAFEAENILENHPELVKEGSAIDRAVVSQTLRVIWITMDVLQEEELAKPRSPRPQIPRAFD, from the exons ATGAAAAGAGTGACTGGTCTATCAACCCTGATTATACTGTGGGTCCCAGCGGCACTCGTGTGGTCCGGCGTCTGTGTGGCTTTTCGGCCGGCCCTTCGATGCTTTCAACCGGCACATTCGTTGGGAAACGCCTTGCACCGAAATTCAAGGTATCACCAGTGCGACCCCCTTTGCTGGCCAACGAGGAGCAAGCGCTCATTGTCATCtaaagaagaaagcgaaaaagacAACGAACCACTAACACCCGATAGAGTCGCGGCTCTGATCGAGAGATCATTTGTAGAAGCTTGCATGCAGTTGGCAAAGGG GTATGTAGATATATTGAAACTTTTCATCGTGTCCACCAAGGCAGGTTATGAACTCCTCCTCGGCCCCACATCCTTGATACAAAAAGTCGATAGCTGCGAAAATCAATCCGCTGGACGGCTACTTATGGACGAAGAGATACAGCTGCGAAGAAACTGGATCCATGCCATTTATTTAACACTGGCGCATCTCGACTGGAAAAAAGTGGACGCGAGTTCTTGGGAGGCAGACGCCCATATCTCCAAACAGTACCAACCGCTACTACCCGAGCTTGTGGAACTAAAAGCTACTGGAAAAGCTTTCGAGGCGGAAAACATTCTAGAAAATCATCCCGAGTTGGTCAAGGAGGGTTCAGCCATCGATCGTGCTGTAGTTTCGCAAACTCTACGCGTTATTTGGATCACAATGGATGTGctgcaagaagaagaactgGCAAAACCTCGGTCACCGCGTCCTCAAATTCCCAGAGCGttcgattga
- a CDS encoding predicted protein, whose amino-acid sequence MTALNDRSTDRNEAIEIVGVSSLCEKRTLDTVARVRSLAPRSKESQRRVASFSQEKQKPTFANRKRCRDAVSKECSVYLYMVAVGIAVTALSQHYAFPIFSQRDGGIEGQAAVGLSRTPESSASTIEHSQPDGSFNGHSIYYRENAASMRSTVHCVGENFGADSWLYRSCQFRNLCFDVGTRNFVLYPSIFEQRLTEQIRKGRDRLVTLSTLSESSVALGAVNPKWKGNKYLLEWFPEKRSRPPGSGYYELPADIVWVPFHLFSAMNAGHLVLNDFLPIFTLLSMFGQHQEERKLLLTRIVIGSLPETCDHDEVTRSSCERLFRKFLPAMGISPIQFSTQNDFRLNLKTQGTSKSNIVCAKHGVAGIGMLSKQGTQMHTWSREALNHTHQIGHGVVLQQFRKYMMDNLAIAYDSKSLSTNRFVITFSLPRTIGDGISYDFSEQIEKVRNAFAVDTVLVNSFNFEDVEVNQQARIASESSVFITLSRDEDVTAIFVASGSSLIFFYDDTGSMGVDIHSIEPARQEWDLFGNAGYLRTHWLPIQTMYTSKDLEVLISVLRDELNLAALK is encoded by the coding sequence atGACAGCGCTCAATGATCGGTCTACCGACCGGAATGAGGCGATTGAGATTGTGGGAGTTTCTAGTCTGTGCGAGAAGAGGACTTTAGATACAGTCGCGAGGGTACGATCTTTGGCTCCGCGGTCAAAGGAGAGCCAAAGAAGAGTTGCAAGCTTTTCTCaggagaagcaaaagccgaCGTTTGCGAATCGCAAACGTTGTAGGGATGCAGTTTCGAAAGAATGTTCGGTGTATCTCTACATGGTGGCCGTAGGCATTGCGGTTACTGCCCTTTCGCAACACTACGCATTTCCTATTTTCTCACAAAGAGATGGCGGTATAGAAGGTCAAGCTGCTGTAGGGCTGTCTCGCACACCGGAAAGTTCAGCGAGTACTATAGAACATTCCCAACCAGATGGGTCGTTTAATGGGCATTCTATATACTATCGAGAAAATGCGGCGTCTATGCGATCCACAGTTCACTGTGTTGGTGAGAATTTCGGAGCGGACAGTTGGTTGTACCGGTCTTGCCAATTTCGAAACCTTTGTTTTGATGTGGGAACAAGAAACTTTGTCTTGTATCCATCGATTTTTGAACAAAGACTTACCGAACAGATACGAAAGGGTCGCGATAGATTGGTCACCTTATCGACACTATCCGAAAGTTCAGTTGCCCTCGGTGCCGTCAATCCTAAATGGAAAGGCAACAAATACCTGCTTGAATGGTTTCCCGAAAAACGCAGCCGTCCTCCTGGCTCGGGCTACTACGAGTTACCTGCTGATATCGTATGGGTGCCATTTCATTTATTTTCGGCCATGAATGCAGGACATTTGGTGTTGAACGATTTTTTGCCAATCTTCACTCTTTTGTCAATGTTCGGTCAGCATCAGGAGGAGAGGAAGTTGCTGCTTACACGCATAGTGATCGGTTCGCTCCCGGAAACTTGCGATCATGATGAAGTTACGCGCTCGAGTTGCGAAAGATTGTTTCGGAAGTTCTTGCCAGCAATGGGTATCTCCCCGATACAGTTTTCGACTCAAAACGATTTTCGCTTAAATTTAAAGACTCAAGGAACGAGTAAATCGAATATTGTCTGCGCGAAGCACGGTGTCGCTGGAATAGGAATGTTGTCAAAACAAGGTACTCAAATGCACACTTGGAGTCGAGAGGCCTTGAATCACACGCACCAAATTGGACACGGAGTTGTTCTACAACAATTTCGAAAATATATGATGGACAATCTTGCTATTGCATACGATTCAAAGTCCCTGTCAACAAATCGGTTTGTCATTACCTTTTCCCTTCCCAGAACAATTGGGGATGGAATAAGTTATGACTTTTCTGAGCAGATAGAAAAGGTTCGAAATGCATTCGCTGTCGATACGGTACTTGTAAATAGCTTCAATTTTGAGGACGTCGAGGTCAATCAACAGGCCCGAATAGCGAGCGAATCGTCGGTCTTTATCACGCTTTCAAGAGACGAAGACGTGACCGCTATCTTCGTCGCATCGGGTTCCTCCCTTATTTTTTTCTACGACGACACGGGAAGCATGGGTGTCGACATACACAGTATAGAACCAGCTAGGCAAGAATGGGATCTGTTTGGGAATGCAGGGTATCTTCGCACCCATTGGCTTCCAATACAGACGATGTATACATCAAAAGACTTGGAGGTACTAATATCCGTTCTTCGAGACGAGTTGAATCTCGCAGCGTTGAAATAG
- a CDS encoding predicted protein translates to EVATFALGCFWGAELAFLRVQGVVGTKVGYSQGITRDPTYEKVCSGGTQHREAVMVVYDANVVSYATLLGVAMERLAVTTSSYDTYRMFEQDEDSRQYKHGVYYHNPEQQRLAHEFSESSNNRFGIELLMASTFYDAEEDHQKYLYKGGQSARKGAKETIRCFG, encoded by the coding sequence GAGGTGGCAACGTTTGCTCTAGGATGTTTCTGGGGTGCAGAATTGGCCTTCCTTCGCGTCCAAGGCGTTGTCGGGACCAAAGTCGGTTATTCGCAAGGGATTACTCGCGATCCAACCTACGAAAAAGTATGTTCCGGTGGCACTCAACATCGCGAAGCGGTCATGGTGGTCTACGACGCTAACGTCGTTTCGTACGCAACCTTACTGGGCGTGGCGATGGAAAGACTCGCCGTCACGACGTCGTCCTACGATACCTATCGCATGTTTGAACAGGACGAGGACAGTCGGCAGTACAAACACGGAGTCTACTATCACAACCCCGAGCAGCAACGTCTCGCTCACGAGTTTTCGGAATCCAGCAACAACCGATTCGGCATCGAGCTCCTGATGGCTTCCACTTTTTACGACGCGGAAGAAGATCACCAAAAGTATCTTTACAAGGGTGGCCAGAGCGCGCGCAAGGGAGCCAAGGAAACCATCCGGTGTTTCGGGTGA
- a CDS encoding predicted protein has translation MALSEDQNWTKEQLMGGGTAEQPSPSKKKGKGVEEDPMLWGIPGHLTSDEADTFAKFRAEVLKRDGDFRDTVYCFGEEEGEVWALGRWLRARKFVYDDVIAMVQEATETRKEAKAKDFYPDPVEALHVDTSLYFAQYPQLYSGVAKNGAPLFISKPGILNVDGVECITTLDGILKFHWYVMMHDFANRLRDQKKNNPGFKRVDPGLDSQRGLTLESSLVFCRFECVCILDLSQLTASKLTRRALAIIKEQAAVDAICFPETMCKMFIVNAPTFFTATWRLIRGWLDARTAGKIDVISSRATMEKKLLDFVDADQLPSDYGGKGQDTNVTLTQSMAGAARRLVTNVMYLRGHGSEVCLIHANEEAEIEVFTNSSAGAKFSVTDADAKSHIVDNVLVQHVGSGVESEQPSRKVITSQRITGPANVKVKADSNAGRFSTQNFLIVFSIYKK, from the exons ATGGCACTGAGCGAAGATCAGAACTGGACGAAAGAGCAGCTAATGGGTGGCGGTACCGCCGAGCAACCTTCcccgagcaagaaaaagggcaaAGGCGTCGAGGAAGACCCGATGCTGTGGGGCATTCCGGGCCATTTGACGTCGGACGAAGCCGATACGTTCGCAAAGTTTCGCGCCGAAGTTCTGAAACGGGACGGTGACTTTCGCGACACGGTGTACTGCtttggcgaagaagaaggcgagGTGTGGGCGCTCGGGCGTTGGTTGCGAGCGCGCAAGTTCGTCTACGACGACGTCATCGCTATGGTGCAGGAAGCGACGGAGACACGgaaagaagccaaagccaAAGACTTTTATCCAGACCCTGTCGAAGCCCTACATGTTGATACCAGTCTCTATTTTGCACAGTACCCGCAGCTCTATTCTGGAGTGGCCAAGAATGGAGCACCGCTCTTCATCTCCAAACCGGGTATTCTTAACGTGGACGGTGTGGAATGCATTACTACCCTCGACGGAATCTTGAAATTTCATTGGTATGTCATGATGCATGACTTTGCCAATCGTCTTCGGGACCAAAAGAAGAACAATCCAGGCTTCAAACG TGTGGATCCCGGATTGGATTCGCAGCGAGGTCTCACCCTCGAATCTTCCTTGGTTTTTTGCAGATTTGAATGCGTCTGCATCCTCGACTTGTCGCAACTCACTGCGTCAAAGCTAACTCGACGTGCCTTGGCCATTATCAAAGAACAGGCCGCCGTCGATGCGATTTGCTTTCCTGAAACCATGTGCAAAATGTTCATTGTCAACGCCCCTACGTTCTTCACCGCGACCTGGCGACTCATCCGGGGATGGTTGGACGCACGTACCGCGGGCAAGATTGATGTCATCTCCAGTCGCGCCACgatggaaaagaagctcTTGGACTTTGTGGACGCCGATCAATTGCCGTCGGACTATGGTGGTAAGGGACAGGATACCAACGTTACGTTGACCCAGAGCATGGCAGGCGCGGCACGGCGTCTCGTCACCAACGTCATGTATTTGCGCGGACACGGATCGGAGGTTTGTCTCATCCATGCgaacgaagaagccgaaatcgAAGTCTTTACCAACTCGAGCGCGGGTGCCAAGTTTTCCGTCACGGACGCGGATGCCAAATCGCACATCGTCGACAACGTGCTCGTTCAGCACGTCGGTAGTGGTGTCGAAAGCGAGCAGCCCTCGCGGAAAGTGATTACGAGCCAGCGTATTACGGGACCCGCCAACGTCAAGGTCAAGGCCGATTCCAATGCGGGACGCTTTAGCACGCAGAACTTTCTCATTGTCTTTTCCATTTACAAAAAATGA